The genome window CAATGATATCGAAGGATAAAATTGGTGAAGGCTGAATTTAATATAAATTGTTTATGTTAAATTGCTTTTCATTTATATTTGATTAATTGATTTGGGCCTTATATTTATTGTAAGTTATTTGAACTAAAGTAAATAAGGAAGTCCAGTCCGAAATAAAAGACCAGATTaacgaaataaaaaaatatgagcaAACCGGGTAAAACCCAGTAACAAAGAGGGTGTGTGGCAAGCCCAAATTATGTCTTCTAAGACATATGACACACAAGCGGTAAAGAATTAAATTGTAATATTACTGGCTTATGAAATTATTCTATTTATATGCCTAAAATATGGTAAGTGCaaacaaaataaaggaaaggagaaaaaaaaaaaagggcatcATTTTAAGATACAAGTACAGCaataatattgtatttctgcAGAAAATACAATAAAGTCACaatgaatgaaaaaaatgaaaaaataacaaATCAAGAATTCAAACTGATCACGCAAGTCTGATCATTTGCACTGCAAACTTTTAAGCGTCTTTGATGACAAATCAAATGCAATGGTGCAGTCCATGGTGgaagacttcttcttcttcattataAACATTAGTTCAACTTTTCCTGCCAACTTAGCTGTGCTGTTGAGAGTCAACACCCCGCTGCTCAATTCACTGCCAAGATTGGAACTGCTCAATGCACTTGAACTCAAGTTCACCTCGACGTCAATTTTTTTGGTGGAAAGCATTCCAGCCTTGCTCTTTGGAATAGAAACTTGCCCGACAGTCGCACCTTGGTACAAAAACGTGACAATGGCTGCATCAAACTTGTATGGACCAAAATTTGTGTTCTTTACTCTGATTTGGGTTGTGAATTTGGTGTCGAATGAAGGCGATGCCGGGACGGAGTTGAGCTCTTGGACGTTGATGTTGCCTAGCCTGACTTTTGGGGTTTTAACTTTCATGACAGTGAGACTCATTGCCGTTATGACCATGATCTGAAACACAATGAAAATACCAATGTAAATGGCTAACTTGATTCTCTTCTTGCGTTTCAGCTCATCAACGGATTCCAAAGACTCTGCATCACTTCTTGTGTAACCATTTGTTGGTGCTAAAGGATATGCCTGTTGGTTCTTTTCGGCCATGTTCTTCTTGTGATTGGTTGAGGTGTATGTTTTCAGGGATGAAACTTGGAAATGAAGGGATATTGTGGAAATGATGGAAGAGTCGTGCGCTATATATAGCGTTTGGAGTTTGGCCTGTTTTCAATAAGTTGTGTAGGGGAATGAGCTTCCTGGAAAATGAGAGTTTCAagggaataatttgattgcagACGCGCCAAACGCGTCCAAGGCCAAGGGTGAACTTATTGACTTCTAGATGATGGGTGGGTGACTTTGGTGAAGCATCTATTTTATGCTTTACTGGTCATCTTATATTCTTATTTTTGCTTTGAGCTGTCATGATATGGACAtacaaaatatgaaaatatcAACAGAAGCATCTATTATAGTAGACATTATTGTTTATAAACTTGGTCAAGCATGATATTTCTAGGGTGATGATTTTCACACTCAATTTatctttttgtgatttttatttaaggGAAACTAATGGaaaggacttgaaaactttgaattttaatgataaggacaaaataaagggtaaagtgaatagtatcaggttagactttttagtgtaaaaatatgatttttcgttaaagtgaacagtaccgtaagGGCTACAAAAATATAGAAATGCaatagcagaaaaaaaaaaattgatgggtGCATAGGAGAAAATGGAGGGCGAAAAACACTTTCCTTTTTTCTATTTCTTAGGGAAAAAAGTGGAATGGGTGCTCAAATTATAACTCAAGGACTGAAAGATGTTTTCAAACTAATCTAGAAAAAACAAGGCCTAAGAAACTTCATTTAACATTCAAGCTAATATTTTGTTCCACATGTGATTGATATGATTAATATAATAGAAAGCACATAACTCATATTACTAAAGTACAGGTAGCATTTTAATATCAACTTTGCCTAGAACACGAAAAATTGGATCTCTACACGTCTTACAGAGAAGGGCACCTCATGtgttattttgtattttatatcCTTTTCTTTATGTGCTGTGTGAAACAAAAGACTTCTTCCTACATACAGCCGTCTAGATTGATCCTAAATATCAAAAGCACTACCCTATACGCGCGTTTTGGTTACATTATTTGATCATTTCGTAGAAGCTTGTACCACACAGCATTAACCCTCTATGTATATAACACACTACTCCCCTTCCATCATTTCCACAAACTCCCTCCACTTCCAAGCTTTCATCCCACAAAAGAAACCAGCAAAAGCTAGCAGATAACCATCATCGTTTCCACCTTCATATCAGAAAAGAACGGAAATTAACATGGCTTGGAAGCAAAATGATGCGGAATCTTTGCAGTCCGCTGACGAGCTGAAACGCCAGAAGAGAATCAAATTAGCCATGTACATTGGTTTCTTCATTGTGTTTCAGATCATGATCATAACGGTGATGAGTCTTACTGTGATGAAAGTTAAGACCCCCAAGGTCAGGCTAGGCAACATCAACGTCCAAGAGCTCAACTTCGTCCCGGCATCGCCTTCATTTGACACTAAGTTCacaacacaaatcaaagtcAAGAACACAAATTTTGGTCCATACAAGTATGATGCTGGCATTGTCACGTTTTTGTTCCAAGGTGCGACTGTCGGGCAAGTTTCTATTCCAAAGAGCAAGGCTGGAATGCTTTCCACCAAAAAAATTGACGTCGAGGTGAGTTTGAGTTCAAGTGCATTGAGCAGTTCCAATCTTGGCAGTGAATTGAGGAGTGGGGTGTTGACCCTCAACAGCGCGGCTAAGTTGACTGGAAAGGTTGAACTTATGTTtataatgaagaagaagaagtcttcCACCATGGACTGCACCATTGCATTTGATTTGTCATCAAAGACGCTTAAAAGTTTGCAATGCAAGTGATCAGAAAAACTAAGTAGCTTGGTGCAGGAGGGTGGAGTTGAACTGCATTCTTTCTGTAACATCTTTAGGATTCAAATTGCGAGTGAACAAGTTGATTTGTTATTCTTTATGCGACCCTTGAATTTGTATTTTATACAATAttctcttattaatttttttaagcatttatgtctgtttttcctttcttcctGTCTTCAATATATGGTGCTTTCTAAGTTTAAAACCTTGTAGATGTGTTCATTTTTACACTCGTTACGCGGTTTTACTTTTGATTATTTTATGGTTACTGTTTACTTGTTAAGCTAAAGGTTGCtgtttaacttgtgaaatgtcaGTTCTTCCCTTATAATTAATGGTTCCCAAATGTGGCTGCCGCTAGATTTGAGCAGCATCATTCTAGCACGCTCCTTTTGAGTTTTTCAGAATCTTCGTTCTACAGTGAGAAAGTCCTCTCGATTCCGGTGAGAGAAAATGTCTCATCTCTGTGAAAAACTCATGAAAGTACGAATCTATTCTTCCTTCTTGTATTCCCAAATTGATAAGCATTGCCTATTTTGAAATCATATATTTCGATGATATATCCTTCTAATCAAACAAACCTTTTGAGCTGCAGTCCATTTGAGAGAAATTTCACTGCTTGATTGAGATTTCAAACTAGCTGAGTATTATTTTTCATATCAGAGCATCACAAATCATTCTCTGCATTTGTCTGTTTAGaataacttttattttcaatgaCGATCCATTGATTTTATGATCTAAGAACCATTTGCATACATTTCATTGCTTATTCCCAATGGATTTGGTGACTGAGGAGAGTTGAAGCTGCAGAGGTACTCGCTGCCACTTGGATTAGATTCAACTGTTATCGTGTGGTGGTTACAATGTTGTTTATACTCATTGTATTACATTGAACTGTGTACTGGTTAAACTAGGAAAAAAGTAGGGTACATTTAGTCACAACCATAAATTGTGCTATCatacttcttcttctctcttttacTAGTATACCCCAAAAAAATGCTCAAACCGGCGGCCAGTAGAGCGGATCCAAGAGAAACGTATTCTTTAGTTTGGAGTTCGAAGTAGGGGAGACCGGTCGAACAAGAACCCTACTCAGACTGGCCAAAACAAGTCTatcttttatgtttaatttggtcatccttttttcttttttaaagttattttgAAAGTCATAAAGACCTTATTGCAGCAGAAACCAAAAATCAAGGACCTTATGGGAACACACCtgtgtttattttttaccttttagattgaagaaatcaaaggacaataaaaaaaacatcaagAAGCAGAGTGTGCAGATGGACAAAAGTGTCCACAAAATATATCCAAATATATATCACGTCTGATTTCACTCATTGTAAGTTTGGACCGTCTTTGACGACAAGGCAAATGTGATTGCGCAGTCCAAAAATACTTTTATTCAACATTTAATCTTCATTTCACTATCTGATTCTAATAAAATTGTATGATTGGATTCAATTTGATGAAGTCAGGAATTCTTGCTATATATACTACAGAAGTTATGCATCTGTTTCTATATTCAATCAaacgaaataaataaaagtaaaaaaagaaaacagggGCCTCATTGGTTAAACAAGTAGAGCAATACTATTACAGTTCTGCAACAAAATACAAGAAGTCCCAAGAGAcgacaaaaaaatgaaacaataaCAAATCAAGAACTACTATTGATCTCGCAGATCTGATCACTTGCATTGCAAACATTTGAGCGTCTTTGATGACAGATCAAATGCAATGGTGCAGTTCGTAGTGGaagcctttttcttttttcattataAACATCAACTCAACCCTTCCGGTCAACCTAGCCGCACTGTTGAGTGTCAATactgttggtatatggtccagcccatgatcaatgttctagattattctagtaagcaagaGATGAGGCTGGAGcttgctagacaattctagcatgttattaagttgatggaagaagctagagagtactagcttccttggttgcaaatggaaagatctagaagctacaaGTATGTGGCTAGTCTAGATTTTTCTATACTAGAGGTTTGAAGAAGGAACTAGAGACTAGTAGAATGCCAAgccctcacctataaatatgggtgtgatgtaACCAATAGAGAACTAAGAgtgagtagcaaaggatcaagtccaaagctagagttccactccaagagtgagagtgagagtgttccactacacattgtgtgagtgaagtttagagtgatagtaagtgtgtgttatactttcttgtatccatcaagccttgtctttggcttggtaagatTACTCTTGTTGTattcatctttttcatatagtgaagattccttgtttggtggacgtaggcataaattgccgaaccacataaattcttggcgtccattttctactttaccttgtgcattttctatcttgtagtaccgacattcctaacaagtggtatcagagcccggtTGGCTCGTACTACGAGATGGAAGGAAGTGGCACTATGATCAAACTCAccaactccaattgggtaacATGGAAGCCAAGGATGGAGGACATTCTCTATTGCAAGGATTTGCATGAGCCAATTGAAGGAGATGCCGCTAAGCCCGAGAGCATGTCCGATGCcgagtggaagaagatgaatcgcAAGGCTATTGGCACAATTAGACAATGGGTGGATGATAGTGTTTTTCACCATGTGTCTAATGAAACCAATGCTcgcgagttttggacgaagcttGAGTCCTTGTTCGAGAAGAAGACCCCagccaagaaagccttcttgatcaaagagctcatcaatgtgaagtacaaggatggtttaagtgtagcagaacacttgaacaatttccagaatatcatcaaccaGTTGGCTACTATGAAAATGACGATCGAGGACGAGCTACAAGCGCTCTTGTTACTTGGATCCTTGCCAGACAGTTGGGAGACCTTTGTGGTGAGTATAAGTAACTCTGCTTCTAATGGTGTTCTTactcttgataatgttaaaaatagcatgctcaatgaagaaacaaggagaaagacttcTGGCACAGATAGCAGCCAAGTATTTGTCACAGAGAACCGCGGAAGAAGCAAAAGTAGAGGGCCTAGAGGTCATGGCAGGAGTCCTAGCCGATCCAAGTCAAAGTTCAGGGGTGCATGCCACCACTGTGGCAAAGAAggccatatgaagaaaaattgtcgagtttggaagagagagcaaagggaaggaaacaatcagaagaaagatgatactGGCAATACCACTGCTGTCATATGTGGTGATGTACCAGAAATATTGTCTGTTGGTGAATGTCTGCATATGGGCAACTCTGACAGAGACATTGAATGGATCTTTGACAATGGAGCTTCCTTCCATGCTACGTCCAAACGGGAGTTCTTCAGTACATACAAAGAAGGTGACTTTGGCATAGTGAAGATGGGGAATGAAAGCTATTCCAAAATTCTTGGAATTGGTGATATATGTCTAAGAACTAATCTCGGCTGCCAATTGATGTTGAAAGATGTGAGACATATTCCTGATATACGTCTCAATCTGATATCCATCGGTACCCTTGATCGACAAGGATATTATCACCATATTGGCGAAGGAAAATTGAAGCTTACTAAAGGCTTAATGGTGGTAGCAAGAGCACGACTTTGTTGTACGTTGTACCGGTTAAATGCCAAGGTTTTGAAAGGTGAGTTGAATGCTGTGGAGGACTCATCTCTAGACTTATGGCATAAGAGGCTAGGCCACATAAGCGAGAAAGGCCTACAAGTTTTGGCAAAGAAGTCTCACATTCCCTTTACCGAAGGTACGTCGTTAAACTCTTGTGAGCATTGTTTATtcggaaaacaaagaagagttAG of Malus sylvestris chromosome 6, drMalSylv7.2, whole genome shotgun sequence contains these proteins:
- the LOC126625008 gene encoding late embryogenesis abundant protein At1g64065-like; this encodes MAEKNQQAYPLAPTNGYTRSDAESLESVDELKRKKRIKLAIYIGIFIVFQIMVITAMSLTVMKVKTPKVRLGNINVQELNSVPASPSFDTKFTTQIRVKNTNFGPYKFDAAIVTFLYQGATVGQVSIPKSKAGMLSTKKIDVEVNLSSSALSSSNLGSELSSGVLTLNSTAKLAGKVELMFIMKKKKSSTMDCTIAFDLSSKTLKSLQCK
- the LOC126625203 gene encoding uncharacterized protein LOC126625203; its protein translation is MAWKQNDAESLQSADELKRQKRIKLAMYIGFFIVFQIMIITVMSLTVMKVKTPKVRLGNINVQELNFVPASPSFDTKFTTQIKVKNTNFGPYKYDAGIVTFLFQGATVGQVSIPKSKAGMLSTKKIDVEVSLSSSALSSSNLGSELRSGVLTLNSAAKLTGKVELMFIMKKKKSSTMDCTIAFDLSSKTLKSLQCK